In a single window of the Longimicrobiales bacterium genome:
- the rpsF gene encoding 30S ribosomal protein S6, translated as MRGYEVVYIFDPQVADEAIEQKLDRYHQLLTQNGAGEITARDDWGRRQLAYPIRKQTSGRYVVVQFNAAAESLPEFERLLKLDEELLRYLVVLHDGEPAAPMSIATRADRPSDDDDDEEE; from the coding sequence GTGAGAGGCTACGAGGTCGTCTACATCTTCGATCCGCAGGTCGCCGACGAGGCGATCGAGCAGAAGCTGGATCGCTATCACCAGTTGCTGACGCAGAACGGCGCGGGCGAGATCACCGCCCGCGACGACTGGGGCCGTCGGCAGCTCGCCTATCCCATCCGCAAGCAGACGAGCGGCCGCTACGTGGTCGTGCAGTTCAACGCGGCGGCCGAATCGCTGCCGGAGTTCGAGCGTCTGCTGAAGCTGGACGAGGAGCTGCTGCGTTACCTCGTCGTCCTGCACGACGGTGAGCCGGCGGCGCCGATGTCGATTGCGACGCGCGCGGACCGGCCGAGCGATGACGACGACGACGAGGAGGAGTAG
- a CDS encoding SDR family NAD(P)-dependent oxidoreductase: MANYILTGAAGFIASRVADQLLARGDRVIGVDNLNDAYDVRLKHWRLRNLQGRDGFSFHELDICDRSGVERLFRDAADEGPIDGVINLAARAGVRQSVENPWVYIETNTTGTLNLLELCVKHDVGKFMLASTSSLYGTENPRPYSEDADTNRPLSPYASSKKAAEALCYTYHYLYQIDVSICRYFTVYGPAGRPDMSLFRFVQWISEGKPVTVFGDGRQERDFTYVDDVARGTIASMRPLGYEIINLGSDEPVVLADAVRLVEEYTGRQANIVNQPRHPADVLATWADINKAGRLLEWRPQTSFAQGVRNLVDWYNENREWAREIRTD, encoded by the coding sequence ATGGCCAACTACATCCTGACCGGCGCCGCAGGCTTCATCGCATCCCGCGTGGCAGACCAGCTGCTCGCACGCGGGGACCGCGTGATCGGCGTCGACAACCTCAATGATGCATACGATGTACGGCTGAAGCACTGGCGGCTGCGCAACCTGCAGGGCCGTGACGGCTTCAGCTTTCACGAGCTCGACATCTGCGACCGCAGCGGCGTCGAGCGGCTGTTTCGCGATGCAGCGGACGAGGGGCCGATCGACGGCGTGATCAACCTGGCGGCACGGGCCGGCGTGCGGCAGTCAGTGGAAAATCCCTGGGTCTACATCGAGACCAATACGACGGGCACGCTGAACCTGCTCGAGCTGTGCGTGAAGCACGACGTCGGGAAGTTCATGCTGGCATCGACGTCGAGCCTCTATGGCACGGAGAATCCGCGCCCGTACAGTGAGGACGCGGACACCAACCGCCCGCTCTCGCCCTATGCTTCCTCGAAGAAGGCGGCCGAGGCGCTTTGCTACACGTACCACTACCTGTACCAGATCGACGTCTCCATCTGCCGCTACTTCACGGTGTACGGCCCCGCAGGCCGGCCGGACATGAGCCTGTTCCGGTTCGTGCAGTGGATCAGTGAAGGGAAGCCCGTCACCGTGTTCGGGGACGGCAGGCAGGAGCGGGACTTCACGTACGTCGACGACGTGGCGCGGGGAACGATCGCCTCGATGCGGCCGCTCGGTTACGAGATCATCAACCTCGGCTCCGATGAGCCGGTGGTGCTCGCGGACGCCGTGCGACTGGTCGAGGAGTATACCGGCAGGCAGGCGAACATCGTGAATCAGCCGCGTCATCCGGCGGACGTGCTGGCGACGTGGGCCGACATCAACAAGGCGGGCCGGTTGCTCGAGTGGCGGCCGCAGACCAGCTTCGCACAGGGCGTACGCAACCTGGTCGACTGGTACAACGAGAACCGCGAGTGGGCGCGCGAGATCCGGACGGATTGA
- a CDS encoding AAA family ATPase → MKLRRLVLQGFKSFADRTELHFHEGITAIVGPNGCGKSNVSDAIRWVLGEQRASAIRGSKMEEAIFQGTVQRRPLNRAEVALTFDNEEGRLPVPQSEVEIRRVVFREGGSDYLLNRQSVRLRDIFDICRDTGLGANAYTVIEQGMVDRILSDRPDDRRHMFEEAAGIGRYKDRRKSAQRRLEAAEADLARLEDLVAEVESKVRSLARQRGKAKRYEELRARRLGLEVTVARAELEQVRDTIERTTTRLAGIEEEDPSSRAALSTAEAELERRRLESTEASRQRNAAAARLEELARMVAEREREIAIADERRAHAERRLEQIAAERGDRTARLQALESELQSLQTEHAGQQGIVESLSGRVAEVQERQAALRQEVTDVRRADEEARAHEAELTRTLARLEADAGGAEARANDALNRLEELELERDELSAELSRLDDQGDLFAEQTRTLGSQLDTLRAQHAAAEEELQVLRRAEQEAREALAAADAEASRLASQAAALETLEREHHGFAPIVAAAMDASGELTGVLGPVAEFLRLPAERASSVESALNSLLQALVVKDPDARQRFRDWFAAQENRHGTVALLPQDALPRLEALLDVIEFVGEPAAEPVLIGRRERLRERLAAAETAEAERTRRADARTEAAEAVAAAEMALRELKSRVDAVELDLRRASADEANRSGQHLRVTRAREELERRRAELLGHIEKSRSDAEQMRAQRAGLEEQLLAHRAGWQEATQTLSEREEAWEQVRDEEAELRVAHARAEGALSALERRLAAAREEQVQIGQRLESLEREEAEHRDSLTQLGARRAEAAERLEEMFAQRDEVAVELRGLDDALAEAADSAVELETQVRSLRRAADERSELRHRLEIQRTEAQAAERRVRERLEAEWGRSFEELMEEAEIVDGDPDVLRAELQAIGADIERLGPINMLAVEEHAEESQRLEFLQTQRDDLTRARDDLQSAIRQINRTAKELFQQTFEQIRQNFQKTFTTLFEGGECDIRLEDPEDPLESPIDIAASPRGKRTQRIHLLSGGERALTALALLFAIYLVKPSPFCVLDEVDAPLDEANIGRFIAMLKEFKQTTQFIVITHNPRTMESADWLYGVTMEDPGISSIVGVKLDEVLAGAANGNGSVVG, encoded by the coding sequence ATGAAGCTTCGTCGTCTGGTACTGCAGGGATTCAAGTCGTTCGCGGATCGCACCGAGCTGCACTTCCACGAGGGCATCACGGCGATCGTCGGGCCGAACGGCTGCGGCAAGTCGAACGTGAGTGACGCGATCCGCTGGGTGCTGGGTGAGCAGCGCGCATCCGCGATCCGCGGCTCCAAGATGGAGGAGGCGATCTTCCAGGGCACGGTGCAGCGCAGGCCGCTGAACCGGGCGGAAGTGGCGCTCACCTTCGACAACGAGGAAGGGCGGCTGCCCGTCCCGCAGAGCGAGGTGGAGATCCGGCGCGTGGTCTTCCGGGAGGGCGGCAGCGACTACCTGCTCAACCGCCAGTCCGTTCGTCTGCGCGACATCTTCGACATCTGCCGTGACACGGGTCTGGGCGCGAACGCGTACACCGTCATCGAGCAGGGCATGGTCGATCGTATCCTGTCCGACCGCCCCGATGATCGTCGGCACATGTTCGAGGAAGCGGCAGGGATCGGGCGCTACAAGGATCGTCGCAAGTCGGCACAGCGCCGTCTCGAGGCTGCCGAGGCCGACCTGGCACGCCTCGAGGACCTGGTCGCAGAAGTCGAGTCCAAGGTGCGCAGCCTGGCACGGCAGCGCGGCAAGGCGAAGCGCTACGAGGAGCTGCGCGCACGGCGTCTCGGCCTGGAGGTGACGGTCGCGCGCGCCGAGCTCGAGCAGGTGCGTGACACGATCGAGCGTACGACGACGCGGCTCGCGGGCATCGAGGAGGAGGACCCGTCTTCGCGCGCAGCGCTGAGCACGGCAGAGGCCGAGCTGGAGCGACGTCGCCTGGAATCGACGGAAGCGAGCCGGCAGCGGAACGCGGCGGCGGCGCGTCTCGAGGAGCTGGCGCGGATGGTCGCGGAGCGCGAGCGCGAGATCGCGATTGCGGATGAGCGCCGGGCGCACGCGGAGCGCAGGCTCGAGCAGATCGCAGCCGAGCGTGGCGACCGGACAGCGCGGCTGCAGGCGCTCGAGAGCGAGCTGCAGTCGCTGCAGACGGAGCATGCGGGGCAGCAGGGCATCGTCGAGTCGCTGAGCGGTCGTGTCGCGGAGGTGCAGGAGCGGCAGGCTGCGCTTCGCCAGGAGGTCACGGACGTGCGTCGCGCCGACGAGGAGGCGCGCGCGCACGAGGCCGAGCTCACGCGGACGCTCGCGCGGCTGGAGGCCGACGCGGGCGGCGCGGAGGCACGCGCGAATGACGCGCTGAACCGCCTCGAGGAGCTGGAGCTCGAGCGCGACGAGCTGAGCGCCGAGCTGAGCCGGCTGGACGATCAGGGCGACCTGTTTGCCGAGCAGACGCGCACGCTGGGCTCCCAGCTCGACACGCTGCGCGCGCAGCATGCGGCCGCCGAGGAAGAGCTGCAGGTGCTGCGGCGCGCCGAGCAGGAGGCGCGCGAGGCGCTGGCCGCCGCGGATGCGGAGGCGAGCCGACTGGCATCCCAGGCCGCGGCGCTCGAGACGCTCGAGCGCGAGCACCACGGCTTTGCACCGATCGTCGCTGCGGCGATGGACGCCAGTGGTGAGCTGACGGGTGTGCTCGGCCCGGTCGCCGAGTTCCTGCGGCTTCCCGCCGAGCGGGCGTCCAGTGTCGAGAGTGCGCTGAACTCGCTGCTGCAGGCACTCGTCGTCAAGGATCCGGACGCGCGACAGCGCTTCCGCGACTGGTTCGCCGCGCAGGAGAACCGGCACGGCACGGTGGCGCTGTTGCCGCAGGACGCGCTGCCCCGGCTCGAGGCACTGCTCGACGTCATCGAGTTCGTCGGAGAGCCGGCAGCGGAGCCCGTGCTGATCGGGCGTCGCGAGCGACTGCGCGAACGGCTCGCCGCGGCAGAAACCGCGGAAGCGGAGCGCACGCGCCGGGCGGACGCGCGCACCGAAGCCGCCGAGGCAGTGGCCGCGGCCGAGATGGCACTGCGTGAGCTCAAGTCGCGTGTCGATGCGGTCGAGCTGGACCTGCGGCGCGCGAGCGCGGACGAGGCGAACCGCTCCGGTCAGCATCTGCGGGTCACGCGCGCCCGTGAGGAGCTGGAGCGCCGGCGCGCGGAGCTGCTGGGGCACATCGAGAAGTCGCGCAGCGACGCCGAGCAGATGCGGGCACAGCGCGCCGGTCTCGAGGAGCAGCTCCTCGCACACCGCGCCGGCTGGCAGGAAGCCACGCAGACACTCTCGGAGCGCGAGGAGGCCTGGGAGCAGGTGCGCGACGAGGAGGCCGAGCTGCGGGTGGCGCATGCACGTGCGGAAGGTGCGCTCAGCGCGCTCGAGCGCCGGCTGGCGGCCGCGCGCGAGGAGCAGGTGCAGATCGGCCAGCGGCTGGAGTCGCTGGAGCGCGAAGAGGCGGAGCACCGCGACAGCCTGACGCAGCTCGGCGCGCGACGCGCCGAGGCGGCCGAGCGGCTGGAAGAGATGTTCGCCCAGCGCGACGAGGTTGCCGTGGAGCTGCGCGGGCTGGACGATGCGCTCGCGGAGGCGGCCGACAGCGCGGTGGAGCTGGAGACGCAGGTGCGCAGCCTCCGGCGCGCCGCCGACGAGCGGAGCGAGCTGCGCCATCGGCTCGAGATCCAGCGCACGGAAGCACAGGCTGCGGAGCGCCGCGTGCGCGAGCGCCTGGAGGCGGAGTGGGGCCGATCGTTCGAGGAGCTGATGGAGGAGGCGGAGATCGTCGATGGCGACCCGGATGTGCTGCGCGCCGAGTTGCAGGCGATCGGTGCAGACATCGAGCGCCTCGGGCCGATCAACATGCTCGCCGTCGAGGAGCACGCCGAGGAGAGCCAGCGGCTCGAGTTCCTGCAGACGCAGCGCGACGACCTGACGAGGGCGCGTGACGACCTGCAGTCGGCGATCCGGCAGATCAACCGCACGGCAAAGGAGCTGTTCCAGCAGACATTCGAGCAGATCCGGCAGAACTTCCAGAAGACGTTCACCACGCTCTTCGAGGGCGGCGAGTGCGACATCCGCCTGGAAGATCCGGAGGATCCGCTGGAGTCGCCGATCGATATCGCCGCATCGCCGCGGGGCAAGCGCACGCAGCGCATCCACCTGCTGTCCGGTGGTGAGCGCGCGCTGACCGCGCTGGCGCTGCTGTTCGCGATCTACCTGGTCAAGCCGAGTCCCTTCTGCGTGCTCGACGAGGTCGATGCACCACTCGATGAAGCGAACATCGGCCGCTTCATCGCGATGCTGAAGGAGTTCAAGCAGACGACGCAGTTCATCGTCATCACGCACAATCCGAGGACCATGGAAAGCGCCGACTGGCTGTACGGCGTGACCATGGAGGACCCGGGCATCAGCAGCATCGTCGGCGTCAAGCTCGACGAGGTGCTGGCCGGTGCAGCAAACGGAAACGGGAGCGTCGTCGGGTGA
- the rsfS gene encoding ribosome silencing factor — MNDQERARTTRSGSVESDGGVVQVGDGMEVPAALARAIDLAKDRKGRDMLLLDLRGISNATDYFLLVTGTSDTHVKAVADHILEELREDGVKPMHIEGVRTGRWVLMDYIDFVIHVFHPAAREFYQLERLWGDAPSHAFPDES; from the coding sequence ATGAACGATCAGGAGCGGGCGCGGACGACGCGCAGCGGTTCGGTGGAGAGCGACGGCGGGGTGGTGCAGGTCGGCGACGGCATGGAGGTGCCGGCAGCACTCGCACGCGCGATCGACCTGGCGAAGGATCGCAAGGGGCGGGACATGCTGCTGCTCGACCTGCGCGGGATCTCCAACGCCACGGATTACTTCCTGCTCGTCACCGGCACGTCCGACACGCACGTCAAGGCCGTTGCGGACCACATCCTCGAGGAATTGCGGGAGGATGGCGTCAAGCCGATGCACATCGAGGGGGTGCGCACGGGCCGCTGGGTGCTGATGGATTACATCGACTTCGTGATTCACGTGTTCCACCCGGCCGCGCGCGAGTTCTACCAGCTCGAGCGGCTGTGGGGCGACGCCCCCTCGCACGCCTTTCCCGACGAGAGCTGA
- a CDS encoding DUF2232 domain-containing protein, giving the protein MSDATRTEAGPGRRGWGSAIALGVATLLLWSLHPTLLILVPFALLLIALPPRRPPLVVGAALLLWFLFSGSRSGALWYVERGWALLLAGWFIAFGAMWPRRSFIVRGLASVAATMASAALVVASSRPGPSFVEGLVSQQMRTAASESIALFTQMLGFERVSAQVQEAMFAAADLQVLVFPALLALGSLTGLAVAWFVYRRLGIGDAAPLRPLREFRFPDDLVWVLIAGMLLLVLPLGAAAERAGTNLLTFMAALYALRGLAVLLVVAGVPGPLGLVVSGVLLLFLYPLIMAMTVLVGVTDTWLDIRARRVAAPPSS; this is encoded by the coding sequence ATGTCCGACGCTACTCGGACTGAGGCCGGGCCCGGGCGGCGCGGCTGGGGGTCGGCGATCGCGCTGGGCGTTGCGACGCTGCTGCTCTGGTCGCTTCACCCGACGCTGCTGATCCTCGTTCCGTTCGCGCTCCTGCTGATTGCACTGCCGCCGCGGCGGCCGCCGCTGGTCGTGGGTGCGGCGCTGTTGCTCTGGTTCCTGTTCAGCGGCAGTCGGAGCGGCGCGCTCTGGTACGTGGAGCGCGGCTGGGCCCTGCTGCTGGCGGGTTGGTTCATCGCGTTCGGCGCGATGTGGCCGCGCCGCTCGTTCATCGTGCGTGGCCTGGCGAGCGTGGCGGCGACCATGGCGTCGGCCGCGCTGGTGGTCGCCTCGAGCCGGCCCGGGCCGTCCTTCGTCGAAGGACTGGTGAGCCAGCAGATGCGAACGGCCGCTTCCGAGTCGATCGCGCTGTTCACCCAGATGCTCGGCTTCGAGCGGGTGTCGGCGCAGGTGCAGGAAGCGATGTTCGCCGCGGCGGACCTGCAGGTGCTGGTGTTTCCTGCGCTGCTCGCGCTCGGCTCGCTGACCGGGTTGGCCGTTGCGTGGTTCGTGTACCGGCGCCTGGGCATCGGGGATGCGGCGCCGCTCAGGCCGCTGCGGGAGTTCCGGTTCCCGGATGATCTCGTCTGGGTGCTGATTGCGGGGATGCTGCTGCTCGTGCTGCCGCTGGGAGCGGCGGCGGAACGTGCGGGCACGAACCTGCTGACGTTCATGGCGGCGCTCTACGCGCTGCGCGGGCTGGCCGTGCTGCTGGTGGTTGCCGGAGTGCCGGGGCCCCTGGGGCTCGTAGTCAGCGGTGTGCTGTTGCTGTTTCTCTATCCGCTGATCATGGCCATGACGGTCCTGGTCGGCGTAACGGATACGTGGTTGGATATTCGGGCGCGGCGCGTTGCGGCGCCGCCGTCCTCCTGA
- a CDS encoding SPOR domain-containing protein, whose product MTAGSWPKPTPFDLQDGVDDEVLSLLFGGPDAELAGVLLLAAPGARANGWAARTAIALATAWTERSGTVILADASLESPELHGFLAEQNGEGVADVFQFGASLRRVRRTVEGYPFEFIPAGAYVLDPEGVMRHGAWSRLLEDTLSIGRRLMVYATAGAPGVDALAERVGAVVLLAAADDEVDPEQFSADLRGVLQPSAGGAAADAGARVAARRPDAEFERLRLPQGEARESHIADLRMQQRATVLGRPTEQADAAAGRTAPPLPTERVVPVEAASDLEQPVFPEPPERTRSGPGAMLLTLLVVLLFSLLAGAWHFWGRDWLASRRDPAPIAPVDSAVATPALPVASGPVRPLPLSVAMEAYTSLPAALERQRALTAIEPDVGFLISPTLVDSTLYYRVFAGPMPDTAYADSVADQMVRNGLRSGRIDNDVHATPLAFLVAELETDSAARERQTELEQLDIPTYIVRIAAADGERFRVYAGAYSGRGEAEVMRQLLRNAGVQDSLVTRVGSSAQ is encoded by the coding sequence ATGACAGCCGGTTCGTGGCCGAAACCGACGCCGTTTGATCTGCAGGACGGTGTCGACGACGAGGTGTTATCGCTCCTGTTCGGCGGGCCGGACGCGGAGCTCGCGGGTGTGCTGCTGCTCGCCGCGCCGGGTGCGCGTGCGAACGGCTGGGCCGCCCGCACGGCGATCGCATTGGCGACGGCGTGGACGGAGCGATCGGGCACGGTCATCCTCGCCGACGCTTCCCTGGAGTCGCCCGAGCTGCACGGGTTCCTGGCGGAGCAGAACGGCGAGGGGGTCGCGGACGTGTTTCAGTTCGGCGCCTCGCTCCGGCGCGTGCGCCGCACGGTCGAAGGGTATCCCTTCGAGTTCATCCCGGCGGGTGCGTACGTCCTCGATCCAGAGGGGGTGATGCGGCACGGCGCGTGGTCTCGACTGCTCGAGGACACGCTGTCGATCGGCCGTCGTCTCATGGTGTACGCGACCGCGGGCGCGCCCGGTGTCGACGCCCTGGCCGAGCGGGTCGGCGCGGTGGTACTTCTCGCGGCCGCGGACGACGAGGTCGATCCGGAGCAGTTCAGCGCCGACCTGCGGGGGGTGCTCCAGCCATCGGCGGGCGGCGCGGCTGCGGATGCCGGGGCCCGCGTCGCGGCGCGACGCCCGGACGCGGAGTTCGAGCGGCTTCGTCTGCCGCAGGGCGAGGCGCGCGAGTCGCACATCGCCGACCTGCGCATGCAGCAGCGTGCGACGGTGCTCGGCCGGCCCACGGAGCAGGCAGACGCCGCTGCCGGTCGGACCGCGCCGCCATTGCCGACGGAGCGCGTCGTCCCCGTCGAGGCCGCGTCCGACCTGGAGCAGCCGGTGTTTCCGGAGCCGCCGGAACGCACGCGGTCCGGGCCCGGTGCGATGCTGCTGACCCTGCTCGTCGTGCTGCTGTTCAGCCTGTTGGCGGGAGCGTGGCACTTCTGGGGACGCGATTGGCTTGCGTCGCGTCGCGATCCTGCGCCCATTGCGCCGGTCGACTCGGCCGTGGCGACACCGGCGCTGCCGGTTGCGAGCGGGCCGGTGCGGCCGCTGCCGCTGTCGGTCGCCATGGAGGCGTATACCAGTCTGCCGGCCGCACTCGAACGGCAGCGCGCGCTCACGGCGATCGAGCCGGACGTGGGCTTCCTGATCTCGCCGACGCTGGTGGACAGCACACTGTATTACCGCGTGTTCGCGGGCCCCATGCCTGACACGGCGTACGCCGACAGCGTTGCCGACCAGATGGTGCGCAACGGGCTTCGCAGCGGGCGCATCGACAACGACGTTCACGCGACGCCGCTCGCGTTCCTGGTAGCAGAGCTCGAGACGGACAGCGCCGCGCGTGAGCGGCAGACGGAGCTCGAGCAGCTCGACATCCCGACCTATATCGTGCGCATCGCCGCGGCGGACGGCGAGCGCTTCCGCGTGTACGCCGGTGCGTACAGCGGCCGCGGTGAAGCGGAGGTCATGCGACAGCTCCTGCGCAATGCCGGTGTGCAGGACTCACTCGTCACGAGAGTAGGCAGCAGCGCCCAATGA
- the rpsR gene encoding 30S ribosomal protein S18, translating into MRRGAKACPLCEAGIRQINYKDEKTLSRLITEQGKMLPRRMTGMCARHQRQVTTAIKRARYLALVPYVRRYSD; encoded by the coding sequence ATGCGTCGCGGCGCAAAGGCGTGCCCGCTCTGTGAGGCGGGGATTCGCCAGATCAACTACAAGGACGAGAAGACGCTGAGCCGTCTGATCACCGAGCAGGGCAAGATGCTCCCGCGTCGCATGACGGGCATGTGCGCGCGGCACCAGCGGCAGGTGACGACCGCGATCAAGCGGGCGCGTTATCTGGCGCTGGTCCCGTATGTCCGACGCTACTCGGACTGA
- the rplI gene encoding 50S ribosomal protein L9: MKTTKLILRQDINKLGEAGEVVSVRAGYARNYLLPQGLAYAATAANMRQLEEERKRVEVRARRDYLEAKRRSAQLETVSLTFHVNAGEESKLFGSITAADIAGRLKEQGLDFEVDRRWIELEEPIKALGVYNVPVRLHTDVKPEVKVWVIKAE, from the coding sequence ATGAAGACGACAAAGCTGATTCTGCGGCAGGACATCAACAAGCTGGGCGAAGCGGGCGAAGTGGTTTCGGTGCGTGCCGGCTACGCCCGGAACTACCTGCTGCCGCAGGGGCTCGCGTACGCGGCGACGGCGGCGAACATGCGGCAGCTCGAGGAGGAGCGGAAGCGGGTCGAGGTGCGTGCCCGCCGGGACTACCTCGAGGCCAAGCGCCGTTCTGCGCAGCTCGAGACCGTGTCGCTCACGTTCCACGTAAACGCGGGCGAGGAGTCCAAGCTGTTCGGCTCGATCACGGCCGCGGACATCGCGGGGCGGCTGAAGGAGCAGGGGCTGGACTTCGAGGTGGATCGCCGCTGGATCGAGCTCGAAGAGCCGATCAAGGCGCTCGGCGTCTACAACGTGCCGGTGCGGCTGCACACGGACGTGAAGCCCGAGGTCAAGGTCTGGGTCATCAAGGCGGAGTAG
- a CDS encoding M20/M25/M40 family metallo-hydrolase yields MRDLSFEAAIEFARALIRVPGSPGNEGDVARRVIAEMNDLGFHDVRSDDAGNVIGRAPGRGEKPAVLLNSHMDVVDVGDEAAWEHPPYAAHLDGEFLHGRGAMDIKGPLALQTYAAAHFLDRPGAGDVIVAHTVLEERGGWGMEQLLESGAADAGAIIIGEATNGDVCIGHRGRAELVVEIQGLAGHASAPERARNPMDALPLVVPALQEFATSLDSDPVLGPSTLAPTALETLPRSRNVIPDRVRIICDWRVLPAMTREAAEETLRAHLATLSLPDGLSLDVRYAVEHQRTWTGRADDRRLFTPGFLLSPHHPIVGAAVNAIESRLSYTPGVRPWTFATDGGHACGVHGIPTIGFAPGEERYAHTNRERLSLAQARSAYAVYPELIAAVQNAL; encoded by the coding sequence ATGCGAGACCTGTCGTTTGAAGCGGCAATCGAGTTTGCACGCGCGCTGATCCGGGTTCCCGGGTCGCCGGGCAACGAAGGGGACGTCGCGCGTCGCGTGATCGCCGAGATGAACGACCTCGGCTTTCACGATGTTCGCAGCGACGACGCCGGCAACGTGATCGGCCGCGCACCAGGGCGCGGCGAAAAGCCGGCGGTGCTGCTCAACTCCCACATGGACGTCGTCGACGTCGGTGACGAGGCGGCGTGGGAGCACCCACCGTACGCTGCGCATCTGGACGGTGAGTTCCTGCATGGCCGCGGCGCGATGGACATCAAGGGGCCGCTCGCACTGCAGACGTACGCGGCCGCGCACTTCCTGGACAGGCCAGGCGCCGGCGACGTGATCGTAGCGCATACCGTGCTCGAGGAGCGCGGTGGCTGGGGCATGGAGCAGCTCCTCGAGAGCGGCGCAGCAGACGCGGGCGCCATCATCATCGGTGAGGCCACGAACGGTGACGTGTGCATCGGCCACCGCGGCCGGGCGGAGCTCGTCGTGGAGATCCAGGGTCTGGCCGGTCACGCGAGTGCGCCCGAGCGTGCGAGGAATCCGATGGACGCGCTGCCACTCGTGGTGCCTGCACTGCAAGAGTTCGCGACGTCGCTGGACAGCGATCCCGTGCTCGGCCCCTCGACGCTGGCACCCACTGCACTGGAAACGCTGCCGCGCAGCCGGAACGTGATCCCCGATCGCGTCCGCATCATCTGCGACTGGCGCGTGCTGCCCGCCATGACGCGCGAAGCTGCAGAGGAGACGCTGCGCGCCCACTTGGCAACGCTGTCGCTGCCCGACGGCCTGTCGCTCGACGTGCGCTACGCCGTCGAGCATCAGCGCACGTGGACCGGCCGCGCGGACGATCGGCGGTTGTTCACCCCGGGATTCCTGCTGAGCCCGCATCACCCGATCGTCGGCGCGGCAGTGAATGCCATCGAATCCAGACTGTCGTACACACCGGGGGTGCGCCCCTGGACCTTCGCCACGGATGGCGGCCACGCGTGCGGCGTGCACGGCATTCCGACGATCGGCTTCGCCCCGGGCGAGGAGCGCTACGCCCACACGAACCGCGAGCGGCTTTCGCTCGCGCAGGCACGTTCCGCGTATGCGGTGTATCCAGAGCTGATCGCTGCTGTGCAGAACGCACTGTGA
- the ychF gene encoding redox-regulated ATPase YchF gives MPNLRLGIVGLPNVGKSTLFNALTGAGAPSENYPFCTVDPNVGVVEVPDPRVDLLAQVVKPQRTVPAVVTFVDIAGLVKGASEGEGLGNQFLGNIREVDAIVHVVRCFEDPDVTHVAGDVDPVRDREIINLELALSDLQQIERRLQRAEKEARTGGKEAVAELDLLKRLHALLGDGKPARLVELKNDEEARLLRTYNLLTAKRELYVANIAEGDLPGGENEYVQRLRQAIEADGEPAEIVPLSARIEAELIELEPEERAAFLADLGLAEPGLHRLIRTGYELLDLISYFTAGEKEVRCWTIRRGTRAPGAAGEIHSDFERGFIRAETLGWDDFVAAGSQKEAREKGLVRSEGKEYVVRDGDILLFRFNV, from the coding sequence ATGCCCAATCTGCGACTCGGAATCGTCGGACTGCCGAACGTCGGCAAGTCGACACTGTTCAATGCACTGACGGGGGCGGGTGCCCCGTCCGAGAACTACCCCTTCTGCACGGTCGACCCCAACGTCGGCGTGGTCGAAGTGCCGGACCCGCGCGTCGACCTGCTGGCACAGGTCGTCAAGCCGCAGCGCACCGTTCCTGCCGTCGTCACCTTCGTCGACATCGCGGGCCTGGTGAAGGGTGCATCGGAGGGAGAAGGCCTGGGCAACCAGTTCCTCGGCAACATCCGCGAGGTCGACGCGATCGTGCACGTCGTGCGCTGCTTCGAGGATCCCGACGTCACGCATGTCGCCGGCGATGTCGATCCAGTCCGCGATCGCGAGATCATCAACCTGGAGCTCGCGCTCTCGGACCTCCAGCAGATCGAGCGCCGCCTGCAGCGCGCGGAGAAGGAGGCCCGGACCGGTGGCAAGGAGGCCGTCGCCGAGCTCGACCTGCTGAAGCGACTGCACGCGCTCCTGGGCGATGGCAAGCCCGCCCGGCTCGTGGAGCTGAAGAACGACGAGGAAGCGCGCCTGCTGCGCACCTACAACCTGCTCACCGCCAAGCGCGAGCTGTACGTCGCCAACATCGCCGAGGGCGACCTGCCCGGAGGCGAGAACGAGTACGTCCAGCGGCTGCGCCAGGCGATCGAGGCCGACGGCGAGCCCGCCGAGATCGTGCCCCTCTCGGCCCGGATCGAGGCCGAGCTGATCGAGCTCGAGCCCGAGGAGCGCGCGGCGTTCCTCGCGGACTTGGGGCTCGCGGAGCCCGGGCTGCACCGCCTGATCCGCACCGGCTACGAGCTGCTCGACCTGATCAGCTACTTCACGGCCGGGGAAAAGGAGGTCCGCTGCTGGACCATCCGTCGCGGCACCAGGGCGCCGGGCGCGGCGGGCGAGATCCACTCGGACTTCGAGCGCGGCTTCATCCGCGCGGAGACGCTCGGCTGGGACGATTTCGTGGCGGCCGGCTCGCAGAAGGAAGCGCGGGAAAAGGGGCTGGTCCGGAGCGAGGGCAAGGAGTACGTCGTCCGGGACGGCGACATCCTGCTCTTCCGGTTCAACGTCTGA